Proteins encoded in a region of the Nitrospira sp. genome:
- a CDS encoding PilZ domain-containing protein, whose amino-acid sequence MVVRKFPRFPVAISSTLVQRDKLRYNASVKDLSLKGCRVESTIRPFTGMQVELFLQLESESTPIHINKATVRWAGSQGIGIEFFAMEPTEHERLKRVVDQASVTAGQALIVPQDELPKA is encoded by the coding sequence ATGGTTGTTCGGAAATTCCCCCGGTTTCCCGTCGCAATCTCAAGCACGTTGGTTCAGAGAGACAAACTTCGGTACAACGCTTCGGTAAAAGACCTATCTCTGAAGGGCTGTCGGGTAGAGAGCACGATCCGCCCCTTCACCGGCATGCAGGTGGAACTGTTTCTTCAACTGGAAAGCGAATCGACACCCATCCACATCAACAAGGCGACTGTCCGATGGGCCGGCTCACAGGGCATCGGCATCGAGTTTTTCGCGATGGAACCGACAGAACATGAACGACTCAAACGGGTGGTCGACCAAGCCTCCGTTACAGCAGGGCAGGCGTTAATAGTTCCCCAAGACGAGCTACCGAAGGCGTGA
- the mutT gene encoding 8-oxo-dGTP diphosphatase MutT, whose product MKVIEVAAGLIHRDGRYLIARRKPGAHLAGFWEFPGGKRETGESLTECLQRELFEELSIRVDLPIPYRIIRHDYQDRIIELHFFLCAMGQGEPVPIGCEEIRWVHPADLTQFKFPPADYAVIEALRRDAFGVSR is encoded by the coding sequence ATGAAAGTCATCGAAGTGGCGGCAGGTCTCATCCACCGTGACGGTCGCTATTTGATCGCCCGTCGAAAGCCCGGTGCCCACTTAGCCGGTTTCTGGGAGTTCCCCGGCGGAAAACGGGAAACGGGCGAATCGTTAACGGAGTGTTTGCAACGGGAGCTGTTTGAGGAATTGAGCATTCGCGTCGATCTTCCTATTCCGTATCGGATCATTCGGCACGACTATCAGGATCGAATCATAGAGCTGCATTTTTTTCTATGCGCCATGGGACAGGGGGAACCGGTGCCGATCGGCTGTGAAGAAATCCGATGGGTGCACCCCGCAGATCTCACGCAGTTTAAGTTTCCGCCGGCAGACTACGCGGTTATCGAAGCATTGCGGCGTGATGCGTTCGGAGTTTCACGATGA
- a CDS encoding nucleotidyltransferase domain-containing protein, with protein sequence MPQHDLPLPPPLDTMVHRLIEALAPERIYLFGSQARGEAGPESDYNLLVVVPTSSLPRYRRDQAAFETLRGIGVAKAVLVLTHEEFERQRTVVCSLPTTVEREGTLLYAG encoded by the coding sequence ATGCCGCAGCACGACCTACCCCTACCCCCTCCACTAGACACGATGGTGCATCGCCTCATTGAGGCTCTTGCACCGGAGCGCATTTATCTCTTCGGTTCCCAGGCTCGTGGAGAGGCGGGACCAGAGAGTGACTACAATCTGCTCGTCGTCGTCCCCACGTCGTCATTGCCGCGATATCGCCGGGACCAAGCCGCATTCGAAACGCTCCGAGGCATAGGGGTCGCCAAAGCCGTGTTAGTCCTGACTCACGAGGAATTCGAACGACAACGTACGGTCGTGTGCTCCCTCCCAACTACGGTGGAGCGAGAAGGAACGCTCCTCTATGCAGGCTGA
- a CDS encoding toll/interleukin-1 receptor domain-containing protein, with protein MAGIFISYRQADAKAWAIGLRDDLAKSFGDDQVFLDKDALGPGNWRDQLERALNQCSVVLVVIGRQWLTIVDEQQRPRISLPDDVHRQEIALALNHQGVTVIPVLVDDAAMPKAEQLPEDIRVLSDQQAYKVGDTKARRKADLEVLIKGIESVGGLTAKSDMPEAESDKGQSPWYKLDYSAVGIAFVLTVVLAMVAYGSGGFTENEIPVVLVLFYGLALGGKRLWRLISNRRRRVA; from the coding sequence ATGGCTGGCATCTTCATCAGTTATCGCCAAGCGGATGCGAAGGCTTGGGCGATCGGTTTACGCGATGACCTCGCCAAATCGTTCGGTGACGATCAAGTCTTTCTCGACAAGGATGCGCTTGGCCCGGGGAATTGGCGCGACCAGCTTGAGCGGGCGCTGAACCAATGCTCGGTCGTCCTCGTGGTGATCGGGCGGCAATGGCTGACGATCGTCGATGAGCAGCAACGGCCGCGGATCAGTTTGCCCGACGATGTCCATCGCCAAGAAATCGCGCTGGCGCTGAACCATCAAGGCGTGACGGTTATTCCTGTCTTGGTCGATGATGCCGCGATGCCAAAAGCTGAACAACTTCCGGAAGACATTCGCGTCCTATCCGATCAGCAAGCCTACAAGGTTGGCGATACCAAGGCCCGTCGCAAGGCGGATCTGGAGGTGCTGATCAAGGGCATTGAATCAGTCGGTGGGCTCACTGCAAAGTCGGATATGCCGGAAGCTGAGTCGGACAAGGGACAGTCCCCTTGGTACAAGTTGGACTACTCGGCGGTCGGGATTGCGTTTGTGCTCACGGTGGTCCTGGCCATGGTTGCGTATGGTTCAGGTGGATTTACCGAGAATGAAATTCCTGTCGTGCTCGTTCTTTTCTACGGCCTTGCGCTCGGCGGCAAACGTCTCTGGCGTCTCATCAGTAATCGACGAAGGAGAGTGGCATGA
- a CDS encoding ribonuclease H-like domain-containing protein, with translation MKVVLDIETVQATRDEWARLLGKPPANEESYPAEGGFDLFAAGAAEEQRHAEDESYAKSAFDGTFSRIVCIGLLEFSDQMEARSAVAWFGANEHELLRQFWARLAQDRPTLFITHNGLGFDLPFIKKRSIINQVKPSLDINLAKFRTEPVYDTMAIWSNWDTRGWVKLDVLARALQVDTKSGSGEQVAEMWERRRGRELAQYCLQDTYVTYACYCRMNFRQPLSKEVVLLQPELYDVG, from the coding sequence ATGAAGGTGGTGCTCGACATTGAAACCGTCCAGGCCACACGCGATGAATGGGCTCGTCTATTGGGGAAGCCGCCGGCAAACGAAGAGTCTTATCCCGCAGAAGGAGGTTTCGATCTCTTTGCAGCGGGAGCTGCTGAAGAGCAGCGTCATGCGGAGGATGAGTCGTATGCCAAGTCAGCGTTCGACGGGACCTTCAGCCGCATTGTCTGCATCGGCCTGCTGGAGTTTTCCGATCAGATGGAAGCACGCAGCGCCGTCGCCTGGTTCGGGGCGAACGAACATGAGCTGCTCCGCCAATTTTGGGCGAGACTGGCCCAGGATCGTCCTACCTTATTCATCACGCATAATGGGCTCGGCTTCGATCTTCCCTTTATCAAGAAGCGGTCGATCATTAATCAAGTGAAACCCAGCCTCGACATCAACCTTGCAAAATTCCGTACCGAACCGGTCTATGACACGATGGCCATCTGGAGTAATTGGGATACGAGGGGTTGGGTCAAGCTGGATGTATTGGCCCGCGCATTACAGGTCGACACGAAGTCGGGCAGTGGAGAACAAGTCGCCGAAATGTGGGAGAGGAGACGGGGTCGTGAGCTCGCACAGTACTGTCTGCAAGATACCTATGTGACCTATGCCTGCTACTGTCGCATGAACTTTCGTCAGCCTCTGTCCAAAGAGGTTGTCCTGCTCCAGCCTGAGCTCTACGATGTCGGTTGA
- the miaB gene encoding tRNA (N6-isopentenyl adenosine(37)-C2)-methylthiotransferase MiaB: MTTPQVHIETFGCQMNESDSELVRSMLKREGFVFTEDREQADVILVNTCAIRENAHNKIYAHLSELRALKKQRPLVVGVLGCMAQNLKSALAEKEPLIDVLAGPDAYRQLPSLLTTALESQEQGLSQKGFALDLSEYETYEGIMPDRDGGVNAWITVMRGCDNFCSFCVVPYTRGRERSRDPRSILLEARDASARGFRQITLLGQNVNSYRHEDWDFARLITAVADTAGIDRVRFTSPHPKDFPAALIEAIATHPKVCKHIHLPLQAGSDRILELMGRTYTGTEYLTLVDRIRNTIPNVVLTTDIICGFCSESEEDFRTTALMVEQAQFDSAYIFKYSERKHTIAARKYADDVPDLVKGMRVAQLVEAQRSITLEHNRRYIGKDMEILVEGDATRSPTQGMGKTDGNITVVWDKSTGHCQPGSLITKHVFDASAATLYGE; encoded by the coding sequence ATGACCACTCCTCAAGTCCACATTGAAACCTTCGGCTGTCAAATGAACGAGTCTGACAGCGAACTCGTTCGCTCGATGCTGAAGCGGGAAGGATTCGTTTTCACAGAAGATCGTGAACAGGCCGACGTCATATTGGTCAATACCTGCGCCATCAGAGAGAACGCCCATAACAAGATCTACGCCCATCTTTCTGAATTGAGAGCATTGAAAAAACAGCGCCCGCTCGTCGTCGGCGTCCTCGGCTGTATGGCCCAGAATCTGAAAAGCGCTCTGGCAGAAAAAGAGCCGCTCATCGACGTCCTAGCCGGCCCGGATGCGTACCGTCAACTTCCTTCGTTGCTGACGACGGCGCTCGAATCCCAAGAACAGGGACTCTCCCAGAAAGGGTTTGCCCTCGATCTATCGGAGTATGAAACCTATGAAGGGATCATGCCGGACCGCGACGGGGGGGTAAACGCCTGGATTACCGTGATGCGAGGCTGCGATAACTTCTGCTCTTTCTGTGTCGTCCCCTATACTAGGGGACGTGAACGGTCGCGTGATCCGAGATCTATTCTGCTCGAAGCTCGTGACGCTTCCGCCCGAGGATTCAGGCAGATCACGTTGCTCGGCCAGAACGTCAATTCCTACCGCCATGAAGACTGGGACTTCGCCAGACTGATCACCGCAGTGGCGGATACAGCAGGGATCGATCGAGTACGGTTTACCTCTCCGCACCCAAAGGACTTTCCCGCCGCGCTCATCGAGGCCATTGCCACGCACCCCAAAGTCTGCAAGCACATTCATCTCCCCCTGCAGGCCGGGAGCGACCGAATTCTCGAACTGATGGGGCGAACCTATACAGGAACCGAATATCTTACCTTGGTCGATCGCATTCGAAACACGATTCCTAATGTCGTCCTGACGACCGATATTATCTGCGGTTTCTGTTCCGAGTCGGAAGAGGACTTCCGGACCACAGCGCTCATGGTAGAACAGGCCCAGTTCGACTCAGCCTATATCTTCAAATACTCGGAACGGAAGCATACAATCGCGGCTAGAAAGTATGCCGACGATGTCCCTGATCTGGTCAAAGGCATGCGCGTCGCTCAACTCGTAGAAGCTCAACGCAGCATCACCTTGGAGCACAACCGCCGATACATCGGCAAAGACATGGAAATCTTGGTCGAAGGTGATGCAACCCGCTCGCCGACTCAGGGGATGGGAAAAACAGACGGTAATATCACGGTGGTCTGGGATAAGAGCACTGGCCACTGTCAGCCCGGGTCCCTCATTACGAAACATGTCTTTGATGCCTCGGCTGCGACCCTCTATGGCGAATAA
- a CDS encoding tetratricopeptide repeat protein — translation MTKGTAVFLSLGLLVHTLPGCLPLLGEGGSLQEAYELEIQVHDLSKVGRYKEAIPLAERSLRIFEETLGLETSTTASSIIDLAALHIGMQAYAQAEPLLQRALMIREKALGPEHPATATALNNLAELYLTTGANAKAEPLFRRALEIREKVLGSEHPDTATSLSNLAGFYLLTGAYGQAEPLYQRALAIVERKNGPEHPETAVVLTRLARLYLVTVAYVKAEPLYQRVLAIREKALGAEHPDTAETLNDLAGLYRRTGAYAKAEPLVQRALAIQEKALGAEHPNVVMTLSFQGNLYQDMGVYTTAEQLYQRVFAIREKTIGLSHPDTALSLNDLAVLNDIRGNFSQAEQLYQQALAIQEKALRPDHPNYAQSLNNLALLYYNTGTYTKAEPLYQRALAIREKVLGAEHPDTAVTLDNLAGLYQATGAYGQAEPLYQRALAIREKTLGPDHPDTARTLGNLAGLYQATGAYGKAEPMYQRALAIIEKVLGPEHPATATSLNNLAELYRVMGAYDKAEPMYQRAQAIQEKALGPDHPDTAAALNNLATLHQTMGADVKAEPLFRRALAIQEKTRGPEHPLIATALNNLARLYWKTDDLPRARSLKRRAQTIEEKNLSTFLLTGSESRKHTYLAQLWSITSENISFSLIKPDHQARELGFQSVLTTKGRVLDAMSESRARLRESLKPEDRAILEELTAVAQQRSTLTYQGIGNLKPEVYRQQLQGFVARQEQLEGDLSARSVEFRQEIAPITLAAVQAAIPKGAALVEWYRYHPVDPEAKNWGKPRYVAYVLHHEAEPVVMDVGDADMIEQLVHDFLAGLSDSTNTYAKDVAKELSDKLLKPLLPVLRNTERLLISPDGALNLIPFGALVDERGAYLAKKLNISYLTSGRDLLRVDALFAGKSDAVVVADPDYGPTTNLVAQAEPSVQPTRSLDLDRRGMQFKPLSGTAKEAVALQPLLKIKDGNLLTQAQATEARLKQLHGPRLLHIATHGFFLRDNELPAATLRLGTVSDEKVVGPIGENPLLRSGLALAGANQRRSGETDDGILTAAEVAQMDLRGTQLVVLSACETGVGDVQNGEGVYGLRRALVLAGAETQVTSLWKVADEATKDLMVDYYQRLLKGEGRSEALRNAQLTMMKSKDRSHPYYWAAFVPIGNWTPLAKSR, via the coding sequence ATGACTAAGGGAACCGCAGTTTTTTTAAGCTTGGGTTTGTTGGTGCATACCCTTCCTGGATGTCTACCGCTGCTTGGAGAAGGAGGTTCGCTGCAGGAGGCATATGAGCTCGAGATCCAAGTGCACGATCTCTCAAAAGTAGGCCGATATAAAGAAGCTATCCCGTTGGCCGAGCGTTCACTTAGGATATTTGAAGAAACGCTTGGTCTAGAGACGAGCACCACAGCTTCGTCCATTATCGATCTGGCCGCCCTCCATATCGGAATGCAGGCTTATGCGCAGGCAGAGCCCCTCCTCCAGCGAGCCCTGATGATTCGGGAGAAGGCGCTGGGGCCCGAGCATCCAGCCACAGCTACGGCCCTCAACAATCTGGCGGAGCTGTATCTCACCACAGGGGCCAATGCGAAGGCGGAGCCGCTCTTTCGGCGGGCGCTGGAAATCCGAGAGAAGGTGCTCGGGTCGGAACATCCGGATACGGCCACCTCGCTCTCCAATCTGGCGGGGTTTTATCTACTCACGGGGGCCTATGGGCAGGCCGAGCCCTTGTACCAGCGGGCGCTGGCGATTGTGGAGAGAAAGAATGGGCCGGAACATCCGGAGACGGCTGTGGTGCTCACCCGTCTGGCGAGGCTCTATCTGGTCACGGTGGCCTATGTGAAGGCCGAGCCACTGTATCAGCGGGTGCTGGCGATCCGGGAAAAGGCATTGGGGGCGGAGCATCCCGATACGGCCGAGACGCTTAACGATCTGGCGGGACTGTATCGCCGCACAGGGGCCTATGCGAAGGCGGAGCCCTTGGTACAGCGGGCCTTGGCGATCCAGGAAAAGGCATTGGGGGCGGAGCATCCAAACGTGGTTATGACACTGAGTTTTCAGGGTAACTTGTACCAAGATATGGGGGTCTACACCACGGCGGAGCAGCTCTATCAACGAGTATTTGCAATACGTGAAAAAACGATAGGGCTGAGCCATCCCGATACGGCCCTATCACTCAATGACCTGGCTGTGCTCAATGACATCAGAGGGAATTTTTCGCAGGCTGAGCAGCTGTATCAACAGGCGTTAGCGATCCAAGAAAAGGCGTTGCGGCCAGATCATCCGAATTACGCTCAGTCACTCAATAATCTGGCGTTGCTGTATTACAACACGGGGACCTATACGAAGGCGGAGCCGCTCTATCAGCGGGCGCTGGCGATCCGGGAGAAGGTGCTCGGGGCGGAACATCCGGACACGGCTGTGACGCTTGACAATCTGGCGGGGCTCTATCAAGCCACGGGAGCCTATGGGCAGGCCGAGCCCTTGTACCAGCGGGCTCTGGCGATCCGGGAGAAGACGCTGGGGCCCGACCATCCGGACACAGCTAGGACGCTCGGCAATCTGGCGGGGCTCTATCAAGCCACGGGGGCCTACGGCAAGGCGGAGCCCATGTATCAGCGGGCGCTGGCAATCATAGAAAAGGTGTTGGGGCCGGAGCATCCGGCCACGGCCACCTCGCTCAACAATCTGGCGGAGCTGTATCGAGTCATGGGGGCTTACGACAAGGCGGAGCCCATGTATCAGCGGGCGCAGGCGATTCAAGAGAAGGCGCTGGGGCCCGACCATCCGGACACAGCTGCGGCCCTCAACAATCTGGCGACGCTGCATCAGACCATGGGGGCCGATGTGAAGGCCGAACCGCTTTTTCGGCGGGCGCTGGCAATCCAGGAGAAGACGCGGGGGCCCGAGCATCCACTAATCGCCACGGCGCTCAACAATCTGGCGCGGCTCTACTGGAAAACAGACGATCTGCCCAGAGCACGATCGCTAAAACGCCGAGCTCAGACTATTGAGGAAAAGAATCTATCAACATTCCTTCTGACTGGATCAGAATCGCGTAAACATACCTATCTCGCGCAGTTGTGGAGCATAACCTCTGAAAATATTTCATTCTCTCTAATCAAGCCGGATCATCAAGCTCGAGAGTTAGGATTTCAGAGCGTGTTGACGACTAAAGGGCGCGTGTTGGACGCCATGTCGGAGAGCCGCGCGCGGTTAAGAGAGAGTCTGAAACCGGAAGACCGGGCGATTCTGGAAGAACTCACCGCGGTGGCTCAGCAACGGTCAACGCTGACCTACCAGGGCATCGGCAACCTCAAGCCGGAGGTCTATCGCCAGCAACTTCAGGGATTCGTTGCACGACAGGAACAACTCGAAGGAGACCTCTCCGCTCGCAGTGTGGAGTTTCGGCAAGAGATAGCCCCCATTACTCTTGCAGCCGTCCAAGCTGCGATTCCAAAGGGTGCAGCATTGGTCGAGTGGTATCGCTATCACCCGGTTGATCCCGAGGCCAAGAATTGGGGCAAGCCTCGCTATGTGGCCTATGTGTTACATCATGAGGCTGAACCGGTGGTGATGGACGTGGGTGATGCGGACATGATCGAACAGCTCGTCCATGATTTCCTAGCAGGGCTGAGTGATTCAACAAACACCTATGCGAAAGACGTAGCGAAGGAACTCTCAGACAAACTCCTGAAGCCGTTGCTGCCGGTTCTGCGCAACACTGAACGATTGCTGATCTCGCCCGATGGCGCACTGAACCTGATTCCCTTTGGGGCGCTCGTGGATGAGAGGGGGGCCTATCTAGCCAAAAAGTTGAACATTAGCTACCTCACCAGTGGCCGCGACCTGCTGCGGGTCGATGCCTTATTCGCTGGAAAGAGCGACGCTGTGGTCGTGGCCGATCCGGACTATGGCCCAACCACCAATCTGGTGGCCCAAGCCGAGCCATCCGTCCAACCGACGCGCTCACTCGATCTGGATCGTCGAGGTATGCAGTTCAAGCCGCTATCCGGCACGGCAAAGGAAGCGGTTGCTCTCCAACCCCTGCTGAAGATAAAGGATGGAAACCTCCTTACGCAGGCCCAGGCGACGGAGGCGCGACTGAAACAGCTGCACGGACCGCGCCTCCTCCACATCGCCACGCACGGCTTTTTCTTAAGAGACAACGAGCTTCCTGCTGCAACGCTCAGATTAGGCACTGTCTCTGATGAGAAAGTTGTGGGTCCAATCGGTGAGAATCCGTTGTTGCGGTCTGGATTAGCACTCGCCGGGGCCAATCAACGACGATCGGGTGAGACGGATGACGGTATCCTCACTGCAGCTGAAGTGGCGCAGATGGATCTCCGAGGTACCCAGCTCGTGGTGCTTTCCGCCTGCGAGACCGGGGTGGGGGATGTGCAGAACGGTGAAGGAGTCTATGGGCTGCGGCGCGCACTCGTATTGGCCGGGGCAGAGACCCAAGTCACATCCTTGTGGAAAGTGGCGGATGAGGCGACCAAGGATCTCATGGTGGACTACTACCAGCGACTGCTGAAAGGTGAAGGCCGCTCTGAAGCGTTGCGCAATGCGCAGCTCACCATGATGAAGAGCAAAGATCGATCACATCCGTACTATTGGGCCGCGTTTGTTCCCATTGGGAATTGGACCCCGCTGGCGAAAAGTCGGTAG
- a CDS encoding HEPN domain-containing protein: MSTSGGKSLKGFLTAHDTPFKKTHDLDELGRACLELDTELADAPQPAIPLTVFAWEFRYPGDSQVPSIKEARESLDVATALYAAVLQRLPQSCHP; this comes from the coding sequence TTGTCAACAAGCGGCGGAAAATCTCTCAAGGGATTCCTCACTGCACACGACACTCCTTTCAAGAAAACTCATGATCTCGATGAGTTGGGACGTGCCTGTCTTGAGCTTGATACGGAATTAGCAGACGCGCCTCAGCCCGCTATTCCCTTGACCGTCTTCGCGTGGGAATTCCGCTATCCCGGCGACAGCCAGGTCCCGTCCATCAAAGAAGCGCGCGAATCGCTGGATGTCGCCACAGCACTCTATGCCGCCGTGCTTCAACGCCTTCCTCAGAGCTGTCATCCCTAG
- a CDS encoding A/G-specific adenine glycosylase — translation MPARRPTNKKKPGKSILPDLSAKRRFQQRLLKWYGEYGRDLPWRKTSDPYRILVSEVMLQQTQVDRVIPKYHEFLERYPSFEDLAEAPVADVKEAWYPLGYNIRPERLHGIACETVGRYGGKLPNDADELLSFKGIGRYTAGAIRSFAFNEDAPILDTNVIRVLHRVFVAAGDPKAQKTMLWELSETLIPPGKGYDFNQALMDFGSMVCTARDPYCLLCPMKSFCKTYPFSPVTRERIGRL, via the coding sequence ATGCCTGCGCGACGACCTACCAACAAGAAAAAACCCGGCAAGTCGATTCTACCGGATCTTTCTGCTAAGCGCCGATTTCAACAACGACTGTTAAAGTGGTATGGGGAATATGGCCGAGATTTACCCTGGCGCAAAACGTCAGATCCTTATCGTATCCTTGTTTCAGAAGTGATGCTCCAGCAGACGCAAGTCGATCGCGTCATTCCCAAGTACCACGAATTCCTGGAACGTTATCCGAGCTTCGAGGACCTGGCGGAAGCTCCGGTCGCCGATGTCAAGGAGGCTTGGTATCCCCTTGGGTACAACATTCGCCCGGAACGACTGCATGGAATCGCTTGCGAAACGGTGGGACGGTATGGAGGGAAATTACCTAATGACGCCGACGAGTTGCTCTCATTCAAAGGGATCGGGCGGTATACTGCCGGGGCAATTCGTTCCTTCGCCTTCAATGAAGATGCGCCCATTCTGGACACGAACGTGATCCGTGTCTTACACAGGGTGTTTGTCGCTGCGGGTGATCCCAAAGCACAGAAGACGATGCTATGGGAATTATCGGAAACCTTGATCCCGCCGGGGAAAGGTTATGACTTTAACCAGGCTCTCATGGACTTTGGATCGATGGTCTGCACGGCGCGCGATCCTTATTGTCTGCTTTGTCCGATGAAGTCTTTTTGCAAGACATATCCGTTCAGCCCGGTGACTCGGGAAAGGATCGGCCGACTATGA
- a CDS encoding CHAT domain-containing protein codes for MRLTAAELAQMDLRGTQLVVLSACETAVGDVQNGEGVYGLRRALVLAGAESQVTSLWKVADDATKDLMVDYYHRLLKGEGRSEALRNAQLTMMKSKDRSHPYSWAAFVPIGDWRPLAQNPQ; via the coding sequence GTGAGGCTCACCGCGGCGGAGCTGGCGCAGATGGATCTACGCGGGACGCAGCTCGTGGTGCTCTCGGCTTGCGAGACCGCTGTGGGCGATGTGCAGAACGGCGAAGGCGTCTATGGGCTGCGCCGTGCCCTCGTACTGGCCGGGGCAGAATCCCAAGTGACTTCCTTATGGAAAGTGGCAGATGACGCGACGAAGGACCTGATGGTCGACTACTACCACCGACTGTTGAAAGGTGAAGGCCGTTCAGAGGCCTTGCGGAACGCCCAACTGACGATGATGAAGAGCAAGGATCGCTCGCATCCCTACTCTTGGGCTGCGTTTGTTCCCATCGGCGATTGGCGACCGCTGGCGCAAAATCCCCAATAG
- the mtaB gene encoding tRNA (N(6)-L-threonylcarbamoyladenosine(37)-C(2))-methylthiotransferase MtaB, giving the protein MMTTRASLHTLGCRLNQAETSVLGEGLRRKGFELVEFGQPTDLLVLNTCAVTEDAERTSRYLIRKTLKHSPHAFIAVTGCYAQTGMERLKQQTGIDLIVGHQFKLDLPAYLPPANELQKRSAAEIRHTKRIARGDFDLPHFAEPDSTRALLKVQDGCSAMCSFCIIPFARGHERSRTFEDIQREVEALAARGYREIVLTGVNIGQYSYQGRTFCSLLRWLDQAADFERIRISSIEPTTVSDELLDLLASSKKLCPYLHIPLQSGDDQILQAMNRRHTIKSYTKLIEKALVTIPDLGLGTDLLVGFPGETETAFRNTLAMATDLPFSYLHVFPYSPRPGTAAMRLNQRISSASVKKRADLLLALDRAKRLVFHNKQIGKTVSVLFEAGTRDSYRFGTTPNFTRVGITVSGDFQNQILPVTIRAATDRCTLGQVVPSRQANCSMAVQ; this is encoded by the coding sequence ATGATGACGACCCGTGCATCTCTTCATACGCTCGGCTGCCGACTGAATCAAGCCGAAACCTCGGTCCTTGGGGAGGGGCTCAGGCGAAAGGGGTTTGAGCTCGTCGAGTTCGGCCAACCGACGGATCTCCTTGTGCTCAATACCTGTGCGGTTACGGAAGACGCCGAACGGACATCGCGATATCTGATCCGGAAGACCCTGAAACATTCTCCCCATGCCTTTATCGCAGTGACAGGGTGCTACGCCCAAACAGGAATGGAGCGCCTCAAACAGCAAACAGGGATCGATCTCATCGTGGGTCATCAATTCAAGCTCGATCTGCCGGCCTACCTTCCTCCCGCCAACGAGCTACAGAAACGATCTGCCGCAGAGATTCGTCATACGAAAAGGATTGCGCGCGGAGACTTCGATCTGCCGCACTTCGCGGAACCAGACTCCACCCGTGCATTGCTCAAAGTACAGGACGGCTGCAGCGCGATGTGCAGCTTCTGCATCATTCCGTTTGCACGGGGTCATGAGCGAAGCAGAACTTTTGAGGACATCCAGCGTGAAGTCGAGGCCTTAGCCGCTCGCGGATACCGGGAAATCGTGCTGACCGGAGTGAACATCGGTCAGTATTCGTACCAAGGACGGACCTTTTGTTCGCTGCTTCGTTGGCTCGATCAAGCGGCGGACTTCGAACGTATCCGCATCTCTTCAATTGAACCCACAACAGTCAGTGACGAATTACTTGATCTCCTCGCCTCGTCGAAGAAACTCTGTCCTTATCTTCACATCCCCTTGCAAAGCGGGGATGATCAGATTTTGCAGGCCATGAATCGACGCCACACGATCAAGAGCTATACCAAACTGATCGAAAAGGCTCTCGTAACCATCCCCGACCTCGGCCTTGGAACTGATCTCTTGGTCGGATTCCCCGGCGAGACTGAAACGGCGTTTCGAAATACGTTGGCCATGGCGACAGACCTTCCATTTTCTTATCTCCACGTATTTCCATACTCCCCTCGCCCAGGGACGGCTGCAATGCGCCTGAACCAGCGGATCTCGTCGGCATCGGTGAAGAAACGAGCCGATCTCCTCCTGGCTCTCGACCGAGCCAAGCGACTCGTCTTTCACAACAAACAAATCGGCAAAACGGTCTCGGTCCTTTTTGAAGCCGGGACTCGAGATTCCTATCGCTTCGGCACGACCCCGAACTTCACACGAGTGGGAATCACAGTTTCCGGAGATTTCCAGAATCAAATCCTGCCGGTCACGATCAGGGCTGCAACAGACCGCTGCACATTGGGCCAGGTCGTGCCTTCTAGACAGGCAAACTGTTCCATGGCAGTACAATGA